The sequence CATGTTCGTCCAAATATTCGGTCAAATTCTCTGCCATTTTTTTGGTCAACGTAGTGACTAACACGCGCTCGCCTTGGTCGATAACGGCTGGAATTTCTGATAGCAAATCATCGACTTGGTGCGTGGCAGGCCTGACCTCGACTTGTGGATCTAATAGCCCCGTTGGGCGGACAATTTGCTCGGCAATTTGCCCCGAATGCGTCAGCTCATAATCGCCTGGCGTTGCCGAGACATAGATGGTCTGTGGTGCCATGGCTTCGAATTCTTCAAAGCGTAATGGCCGATTATCTAGCGCCGATGGCAGGCGAAATCCATAATTTACTAGCGTTTCTTTGCGCGAACGATCACCGCGATACATGCCATTGAGCTGACCAATCGTGACGTGGCTTTCGTCAATGAATAACAACGCATTGGCAGGCAAATAATCGTACAACGTCGGTGGTGGCTGCCCTGCTGCCCGCCCTGACAAATACCGCGAATAATTCTCAATCCCCGTGCAATAACCCAATTCGTTCATCATCTCAATATCAAACAGGGTGCGCTGCTCTAGCCGCTGCGCCTCGACCAGTTTGTTTTCCTGAGTTAGCGTGGCTAGTCGTGATTTTAGCTCGACTTTGATGGATTTAACGGCGTCGTCAATTGTAGATTTGGGGGTGGCATAGTGGGTTTTGGGGTAAATCGTCACGCGCGGCACGCGCCCCAGATACTCACCTGTCAGCGGATCAAAATAGCGAATGGATTCGATTTGGTCATCGAATAATTCGATACGCACCGCTTCCCACTCTGATTCGGCAGGGCGAATATCAATCACGTCACCGCGTACGCGAAAGGTCGCCCGCTCTAGGGCTATGTCATTGCGCGCATATTGTAACTGTGCCAACCGCCGCAGTAATTCGCGTTGGTTAATCGCATCGCCCTCGACCAAATGCACCACCATTTTGAGATACGCCTCAGGGTCGCCCAGTCCATAAATACACGACACAGACGACACAATAATCGTGTCTTGGCGCTCTAGGATGGATTTGGTCGCCGATAGGCGCATTTGTTCGATTTGCTCGTTAATCGACGCGTCTTTTTCAATAAACGTATCCGACGAAGGCACGTACGCTTCGGGCTGATAATAATCATAATACGAGACAAAATACTCCACCGAGTTATGCGGAAAAAACGCCTTCATCTCGGCATAAAGCTGCGCCGCCAGTATTTTGTTTTGCGCGAGTATTAGCGCGGGGCGGTTGGTGCTGGCAATGAGACTCGCCATCGTAAAGGTCTTGCCCGAACCCGTCACCCCCAGCAGGGTTTGTTGCGCCAACCCTGCCTCTAACCCATTTAGCAAGGTCTTAATAGCCGTCGGCTGATCACCACTGGGTGCATAGTCAGTGATTAATTCAAACGGGCGTTGGTCAATCGAAAATTGGGGCATCAGGTATCAGATTATGGGGGTTATTATGAGGATTGGTTGTTATGAATCTGCTGATTATCGCAGTTATCGGATGAAAAAACAAAACTATCACAACGCAGATTCAAAATAAAGCCGCCGCTCACCCCAAAAAATCACCATTTAATTGTCACAGCAATAATGCGATAGGAAATAAAATCAAAAACTAACGACAACTAACAATCAATAGGGCAATGAATACTGACTTATAGCATCAACGCCCCATCAGATAAGCCATTGTAAGTCGTGATAAAAATCACTCAGATAAATCTATCGGTGGTATCTCAACCCCTTCCAATAACCGCCTAAATGCAGCGCTATCAATCCGCACCATATTCGTCATTTCGCTGATTCTATTAGTGTAATAAGGGGCACTATACGCAAAAAAGCATAAGTCTTCCGCCTCATTTGTTAAATCGAGTACTTTGTAACGACGCCCTTCGCCAAGACGCACGTCGACCACATCAATTTCAAAGAAAACGATATTCTCTGGCACTAATACGCGATCAAAATCAATTGGGGGTGTCACTACATCAGCTAATTCTGAATGGGACAGTGAGCGAACAAGCATAGTAGGGTTTGGTGCCAAATGATAACCAAATGACGCAGTGAACTTGAACTCAGGCATACCCCGCATCGCGCTTCTCTTTTTTAGTGCAAATAGGTCTTCTTGATCCACCGAACACTCAAAGAATGCTGCATCAAAATATCGAGAAAAAAATCTCTTTGAAAGGTCCAGCTCGGTACTGACCTGAAAGGACACGTAATGTCGGTTAGGACTAAAACTACGGCGAGGGGCATCAGCCTCAATTAAATGTAGCCCTTCAACTCGAAGGTCATTAGATATCTTGGTCGCACAGCCTACTGTTGCGGTGGATAATAACAATACGACCAACCCTCTGAATAATAATTGTTTCATTTCATTCACTCTCCTATCTGTATAACGCTATCGCATTCATTATGGATCAACACGCCAAATATCAAACCCGCTCACAGGTTGAAAGCTATGATTAGCGGGATTACAATAAATGCCGCATATGACTGCGTGATTAGCATTGCTCCGATAAAAATTATCAGCATAGCCCAAGGGGGCATTGTTGTAACTACGCCCCACCGTGCCGATAAAATCAGCAGGACTGCTAAATAGCGTACCAGTTGAATCTAAATTAGTCCAGATAACTGCGTTATTGGCAACAGCCTGCAAATCAGGGCGCGTCCATCCTACGGCATCTACTGTGATTAACTGATGAACTTGCATCCCATCAGCGACCAAGTTCATGGTTTCATCAGCACCCCAGCTATGGGCAACAACCGTAACACGCCCTTCATATTGACCGACTAACTCGGGCAAGCGGTCACTGACATCGTGCCACTCAACATACTCATTAAAGAACTTTTCTTCATAAAGTCCCTTAACTGGGCCGACCCAATCATCAAGCAAACCACCCACACCAATGACTTTATCACCAGCATCAATGTCAGGTTTTGGCTTCTTTGGTGTTTGTGAACGCCTAGACTTATTCTGCTGCAGGTCATTCACTGCAAACATCATCATCCCAGTAATCGCGCCGTTAGCGAATTTACCGCCTGCGATTTTCGAGGTCGTCCCACCAATTAAGGCAGAAGCCACATATCCCGCACCTGGCATGGCTTTTTCTAGCTTACTCGCCACAGGCCCCGCGAGCTTACCAATAAACGCACTCGCAAAACTCGCCCCAAAGTCACCACCGCCCACATGACCAATCGCCCCTTGGGTAAACCCATGCGCGAACGCCGCCGCGATCCTATCGGGTATCCCCGTCAGTCCATCAAAGTAAAGCTAAATATCAGGACACCCAACACTCATGTTTTTTATACTTGGCCAGCTAAAATAAGAAGTGACAGAGTAGCATTCTTCGCGCTTATTAATGCGCAATAATATTGTCGTAACACCTTGTGTCACTTCAATTGACTGAGCAGAGCAATTGTTCGCAATACAATTTTTAATTGCATCATTATGCCGCAAATTATTTTCAATGACTCTAGCGTCGCTGGAACTAACTAATATCATCACTCCATAAATAACGATTGGAAATAAATCAAACAATGTTTTTAATGACACAGAATATCTTCGCGTAATAATGCTTGTCCTTAAAAAATAAAACATCCCGTAAATCAAATTCACTAAAATCCAAAAAAACATACAGAAAAAAAACAAATTATCAGCCAAGGCATAATCTATAACTAGATAAATGAAGAGACTAACAATAAACACAACATGATAAACTAGCCTATACGTTATAAAATCTCTGGCTAAATCCAGCAAAAAATAAGCCATAAAAACTATAACAACAATTGGGTAAAATATGGCGGACCAACTCTGACTGATACCATACCCAATTAGTAAGACAGGAATTATAAGAACAAGCCATTTATTTTGCATCAAAGTCCACAGTATCGAAAATCTGTTTTAGTATCATCTCAATCGATAACGCCACCATTCATCTTGCCCTTGTCACATATCATCCATTCGGTTAGCGCCTTGCACTACCTGTCTGATATGCTGTGATTGCACCTGGGTTAAATCAACCAATAGCGCATGGCCTGATGTTTGGTTGGCTTTTTCGCTTAGCATGTTATAAAAATGAATCACGTGGTTAGTCTGTTCGATATATTTATCCAAAATCGCACGGCTATCAAGCGATGCATACTCCGCTTGGCAGCCGTGTTCGTGGCCGCTCAGCGGAGATTTTTCAAAATATTCATACACCCAGCTATTCAGCGCATTGCCAAAATCCGCGCCGAGATAGCCTTGTAAAATATTCGATAAGGCGAGCTCATGGCCTGCGATATAGTGGAGCAACATTTGTGCACGTGCGTCACTATTCTGTACTGCACAGGCTTGCATGCAGTTCGCAAGCTGCAAATGGTATTCGTGTGTCCAATCGACAAATTGACTGATGGTCTCTACTTTCATTTTTTTTTGCTCCTTGATTTTGGGTGGTTTTGGGTGGTTTTTGATGGCTCTGGGTGTTGTTAACAGCCAGAGACAACGCCCACTGAAAAACGCCCAATGAAAAACGCCCAATGAAAAACGCCCACTGGCGTGTCGGATTGTGTCGGATTATGTCGGATTAGCTGGTGAGAAAGCCTTTACACCAAAAAATCGCACCGAAAAACTTAAGACTTCCAACATAGCATAATTTGTTGCTAGTTGCTAGTTTCTAGCGCTTAGACAACACTGCCTACCACCCTTTTACTGGGTTTGTGATAATTTTCTGACAATTTTGTTGACGCACCTAAGAGAGTCTTATAAAATACCTCGCACTTTCCCCGATAGCTCAGTTGGTAGAGCAGAAGACTGTTAATCTTTTGGTCGGCGGTTCAAGTCCGTCTCGGGGAGCCAAACACCAAACAGCCTGCATACGCAGGCTGTTTTTATTTCTACCGCCAGCAGTCACTTACCCTCTGCAATCACTTCTCCAGCAATCACTTCTTTGTGACTGCGTCTTTATCGATAACTTACCCCGCCACATTTATTTTTTGTAAAAATCGTCGTTTTTGTTATCGACAACCCGACTAAATTACGGTAAATTAATATTTGAGCACTGGTGTGATAACACTTAATAGGGAATGTGGTTTAAAACCAAACTGCCCCCGCAACTGTGAGAACATATTAGGCAAAAGTACATCACTGATGTTATTGGATTAGCAACCTCGGGCAATACGCCAACGCGTAATCGCAACCACGTAATCGCCCACACGTAACCGCTAAAACAAAACCCATTGGGAAGATTGCTTTGATACTGCCGTTCAAGTCAGGAGACCTGCCAGCTGCCCGCCTAGTGATTTGTACGGGGTGTGCAAAATCTTAGCGCAATGCGTTAGGGCGGATTTGCCCGTGCCTAGCGACTAGGCATGGTTTTATTTTGTATCCATAAAAGTACGGAGAAAATCATGCAAAAAATCATTCCTCTTGATTTGGTGTTATCACTTTCAACCCTAACCACATTAACCCTTACCGCAGTAACCCTAACCGCAGTAACCGCTTTACCAGCAACGGCGGATGAAACCAACCCGCAACAACTCGATGACATCTACGTCACCACCGCCTACAAAGCCCCTGCACAGTGGGACAATACAGGCTCCTCAGTAACGGTGCTAACGCCTGAAGATTTCGACCAGTTAAACGCGGTCGATGTTCTCGATGTCATTAAATCAGTCCCTGGCGTCAGCATCACACAAAGCGGCGGTCGTGGTACGCTTTCCAGTGTATTTATGCGCGGCGCAGACTCCGATCAGACCTTGGTGATTATTGATGGCATCAAGGTCAATAACCCTGGGGCAAATGGCGCGTATAACTTTGGCACCCTATCATTAAACGATGTTGAGCGCATAGAAGTCCTACGCGGCGAGCAATCTGCGCTGTGGGGTTCTGAGGCAATTGGTGGCGTCATCAGCATCCAAACCACCACAGGCAAAAACGCTGACAAACCATTCAATGCCAAAGTCAAACTCGGCGGCGGGTCTAATGCCACCGCTGAAAGCAACGTCAGCTTATACGGCAAAGAAGGGGCTTTTTACTACGCCATCAATGCCAATAAAACACGCACCAACGGCATCTCTGCCGCCAGCGAAAACACCTTTCATTACACCAATGACCAAGGCACGCAGATTATCTCAGGCGGCGCATCCGAAGACGATAGCTACCAAAGCGGTAGCGGCTCAATCCGCTTGGGCGCTGATTTTGAACGCGCTGGCATCGAGGTGCTAATGCGACACACGAGCATTACCAGTCATTACGACAACGGCCCACTCATCCGCGAAGCAGGCGATACCAATTTTGATTTCAGCCAAGAAAACGATGGCAACCCCAGTACCAAAACCAACGAAAACCTCATCAAACTCGAAGGCTTTGTCGGCAACCCTGACGACCGCATCCACCAACGCGCTTATATCAGCCACATGAGCAACAACAGCTATTTCTCAGGCCGATTTGGTGACAGCATTAACAACGCTGACAAACGCAATCTCGGCTACCAGCTTGATGTTAACTTTGACCAAGACGGTGCGGCCGAACAAGCTATCAGCGCCTACCTCGAATACACCAAAGACAAAATGGATGGGTTTAACGGTAACAACAGCCTCAGCCAAAACAGCGCCGCGGTTGAATATCGCTGGTTTCATGACAATGACCATGCCTTTTCGGCAGGCCTTCGCTATGATGACAATGACCTATTCAAAGACGACACCACTTTTCGTCTCGCCGGTGGCTTTCGCATCAATGACCTGACACGCCTACACGCCAGCATTGGTACGGGCATCAAAAATCCCACACTAATCGACCTATATGGCTTTGGCGGCGGCTTTCAAGGCAACCCCAATTTAAAACCCGAAAAAAGCTTAGGCGGCGAATTGGGCGTGACACTGACGACCACTGATGATCGCCATCGTGTTAATTTTACGTATTTTAACCGCCGCCTAGACGATGCGATTTCAGCCCGTTCGGTGCAAGACGCAAACGGTGACTTTACGCGCGAAGCCTTTAACATCGATGGCAAAACCCGTGTTGATGGATTTGAAGCCGGCTACCAAGGCGAACTAACAGATAAACTCACTTTATCAGCCAATTACACCTACACCAACAGCGAAGACCCCGATGGTAACGCGCTTATTCGTCGCCCCAAACACCAAGCAAGCAGCGGCCTAAACTACCAAATCAATGACCAGTGGCAAGCCCATGCAGACGTCACACATGTTGGCAAACGCGACGATGCCTATTTTGACAACAACACGTTCCAGCAAGTCGGCGTGGAATTGCCCAGCTACACGGTATTTAACCTCGGTACGCGCTACACGCTTAACAAACACCATACGCTATACCTCAACGCCAACAATATTTTCGATGAAAATTACGAAAATACCATCGGCTTTGGGCAGCCTGAGCGCAATTTCTTTATCGGCTATCAAGGCCAATGGTAAGCCCATCGCTAAGCGCAGCGGTAAACTTATCGGTAAGCGCAGCGCTAAGCCCAGCGGCAGGAAAAATAACAAAAAAATCGGCATTCACACAAAATGAACAAAATGTAATGCTATTGTTACCGAGATGATACAAATTTATCCTGCCTTTGATGCTATGCTTATCACAAGTCACCACAGACGACCTATTCGGGTTTCCTGGGGCGGCTTAAAACAAAGCAATCCGAAAAAAGCCACTAGGCGTGCAAGCGTCTGGTGGCTTCTTATTTCACGCCTGTTTAGCCCTAGGGTAGCGCCTAGACTGGCGACTAGGTTATTCTTTAGGCTATTGCTCAGGTTATTGCTCAGGTTATGCCTCTTTTTCAGTCTCACCAGCAGCTTTACCAGTGTAGCTGCGCAAGACAGCCCCCAACGCTTTGTTTCGCTCTCTTTATGTAGCGATCGGTTATTGATTGAAATCGCTAACGAAGCGTCCATTGCCGCATTATCCACCTACTCGACACGACCCGATTTAATGTTAGACCGAGTTAATCGCACCCACCCGACGGTCAAACCGCAAATCAATGACTTGCTCCCCTATGCCGATGCGACTTTTTTAA comes from Ostreibacterium oceani and encodes:
- the uvrB gene encoding excinuclease ABC subunit UvrB; translated protein: MPQFSIDQRPFELITDYAPSGDQPTAIKTLLNGLEAGLAQQTLLGVTGSGKTFTMASLIASTNRPALILAQNKILAAQLYAEMKAFFPHNSVEYFVSYYDYYQPEAYVPSSDTFIEKDASINEQIEQMRLSATKSILERQDTIIVSSVSCIYGLGDPEAYLKMVVHLVEGDAINQRELLRRLAQLQYARNDIALERATFRVRGDVIDIRPAESEWEAVRIELFDDQIESIRYFDPLTGEYLGRVPRVTIYPKTHYATPKSTIDDAVKSIKVELKSRLATLTQENKLVEAQRLEQRTLFDIEMMNELGYCTGIENYSRYLSGRAAGQPPPTLYDYLPANALLFIDESHVTIGQLNGMYRGDRSRKETLVNYGFRLPSALDNRPLRFEEFEAMAPQTIYVSATPGDYELTHSGQIAEQIVRPTGLLDPQVEVRPATHQVDDLLSEIPAVIDQGERVLVTTLTKKMAENLTEYLDEHGVRVRYLHSDIDTVERTEIIHDLRRGVFDVLVGINLLREGLDLPEVSLVAILDADKEGFLRGEKALVQTIGRAARHVNGRAIMYGDKITKSMQFAIDETARRRQKQIAHNEAHGITPTSIKKAVAESLVGGFVGSKSLRNKRGQGTDEQGQPLPPLPFNEAIKAIEALEKTMKTHAANLEFEAAANIRDKIKNIRDNMY
- a CDS encoding TonB-dependent receptor plug domain-containing protein, translated to MQKIIPLDLVLSLSTLTTLTLTAVTLTAVTALPATADETNPQQLDDIYVTTAYKAPAQWDNTGSSVTVLTPEDFDQLNAVDVLDVIKSVPGVSITQSGGRGTLSSVFMRGADSDQTLVIIDGIKVNNPGANGAYNFGTLSLNDVERIEVLRGEQSALWGSEAIGGVISIQTTTGKNADKPFNAKVKLGGGSNATAESNVSLYGKEGAFYYAINANKTRTNGISAASENTFHYTNDQGTQIISGGASEDDSYQSGSGSIRLGADFERAGIEVLMRHTSITSHYDNGPLIREAGDTNFDFSQENDGNPSTKTNENLIKLEGFVGNPDDRIHQRAYISHMSNNSYFSGRFGDSINNADKRNLGYQLDVNFDQDGAAEQAISAYLEYTKDKMDGFNGNNSLSQNSAAVEYRWFHDNDHAFSAGLRYDDNDLFKDDTTFRLAGGFRINDLTRLHASIGTGIKNPTLIDLYGFGGGFQGNPNLKPEKSLGGELGVTLTTTDDRHRVNFTYFNRRLDDAISARSVQDANGDFTREAFNIDGKTRVDGFEAGYQGELTDKLTLSANYTYTNSEDPDGNALIRRPKHQASSGLNYQINDQWQAHADVTHVGKRDDAYFDNNTFQQVGVELPSYTVFNLGTRYTLNKHHTLYLNANNIFDENYENTIGFGQPERNFFIGYQGQW